In the genome of Brienomyrus brachyistius isolate T26 chromosome 17, BBRACH_0.4, whole genome shotgun sequence, one region contains:
- the clrn1 gene encoding clarin-1 isoform X1, translated as MSNRQKKFIFCVGGVLSFACVLVVAAAMGTQFWLKGTVLCKTGAQLVNATGPELEKFMGRISYGLFHGQRLKQCGLGGRPLRFSFFPDLIGAIPIVLHGSVLFFCAVLIVFSSVASAFFLFNAFSRPYETLHGPLGLYLWNFICCICSSLVMILFASEVRLHRLSEKIANYSESSFVYKTHSEQFDYSYWLILFTFLTHLLNILLIRLAGIQFPFQEAKQPDVSSGASDLMY; from the exons ATGTCAAATCGTCAAAAGAAATTCATATTTTGCGTAGGTGGAGTACTGAGTTTTGCTTGCGTCCTAGTGGTGGCGGCTGCAATGGGTACTCAGTTCTGGTTGAAAGGGACCGTCCTGTGCAAGACCGGCGCCCAGCTGGTGAACGCGACCGGACCCGAACTGGAGAAGTTCATGGGGCGGATCAGCTACGGTCTATTCCACGGACAGAGGCTGAAGCAATGCGGGCTGGGAGGGAGACCCCTGCGCTTTTCCT TTTTTCCAGATCTCATAGGTGCCATCCCCATTGTCCTTCACGGCAGTGTACTGTTCTTCTGCGCTGTGCTCATAGTCTTCTCATCGGTGGCTTCAGCATTCTTCCTGTTCAATGCCTTCAGCAGACCCTATGAGACCCTGCATGGACCTCTGGGCTTGTACCTGTGGAACTTCATATGCT GTATCTGCAGCAGCCTGGTCATGATACTTTTCGCCTCGGAGGTGAGACTCCATCGCTTGTCAGAGAAGATCGCCAACTACAGCGAAAGCAGCTTCGTCTATAAGACACACAGTGAGCAGTTCGATTACTCTTACTGGCTCATCCTCTTCACCTTCCTCACCCACCTGCTCAACATCCTTCTCATCCGCCTCGCCGGAATACAGTTCCCCTTCCAGGAAGCTAAACAGCCAGATGTGAGCAGTGGAGCCTCAGATCTTATGTACTGA
- the LOC125712362 gene encoding P2Y purinoceptor 14-like isoform X2, with the protein MNSSNTSHLSNETDLSSVFTREIRPALYLLVFGVGLVLNILAAWIFFRELGGSGLVVYLKNMVVADLLMLLAIPFLVAGQLGIGQWFVCRYGAVLFYGSMYVSIVFLGLIGLDRYVKVVCSTTGPNRFQGVTFAHVASVLTWVLLAVITLPNSMLSSNNIARLGGTADCMRLKTPLGIRWHNASSITCVCIFWVVLLLLIFCYVAIARRVSQSHQGEARRKSMRSIISILLVFCICFVPYHACRVPYTLSQGSSTFYSLYTRYVLSQLKEATLLLSACNVCLDPVIYFLMCSTFRKALIRKLSYRTSPVNSRAVTSAPSVSKV; encoded by the coding sequence ATGAACTCCAGTAACACAAGCCACCTGTCCAATGAGACCGACCTGAGCAGCGTCTTCACCCGTGAGATTCGGCCTGCGCTCTACCTCCTGGTGTTCGGCGTGGGTCTGGTGCTCAACATCCTGGCCGCCTGGATCTTtttcagggagctgggaggctcAGGCTTGGTCGTCTACCTGAAGAACATGGTGGTGGCAGACCTGCTGATGCTTCTCGCCATTCCCTTTCTTGTTGCTGGTCAGCTGGGCATCGGTCAGTGGTTCGTGTGCCGGTACGGTGCTGTGCTCTTCTATGGCAGTATGTATGTCAGCATCGTCTTCCTGGGACTCATTGGCCTGGACCGCTATGTAAAGGTGGTGTGTTCCACCACTGGCCCTAATCGTTTCCAGGGGGTGACGTTTGCACATGTTGCGTCTGTACTCACTTGGGTACTGCTGGCTGTAATAACGCTACCTAACAGCATGCTGAGCAGCAACAACATAGCGCGTCTGGGCGGCACTGCAGACTGCATGCGCTTGAAGACCCCACTGGGAATCCGCTGGCACAATGCCTCTTCCATCACGTGTGTCTGCATCTTCTGGGTGGTCCTACTGCTGCTGATCTTCTGCTATGTCGCCATCGCCCGCCGCGTATCGCAATCGCACCAAGGAGAAGCCCGCAGAAAGTCCATGCGTAGCATCATCAGTATCCTGCTGGTGTTCTGCATCTGTTTCGTCCCATATCACGCATGCCGTGTGCCCTACACGCTCAGCCAGGGCTCCTCCACTTTCTACAGCCTATACACTCGCTACGTGCTCTCCCAGCTGAAGGAAGCCACACTTCTCCTGTCGGCCTGCAACGTCTGCTTGGACCCTGTGATCTACTTCCTCATGTGCTCAACCTTCCGGAAGGCATTGATCAGGAAGCTGTCATACAGAACTTCTCCAGTCAACAGCAGAGCCGTAACAAGTGCTCCAAGTGTCAGCAAAGTATAA
- the clrn1 gene encoding clarin-1 isoform X2 yields MSNRQKKFIFCVGGVLSFACVLVVAAAMGTQFWLKGTVLCKTGAQLVNATGPELEKFMGRISYGLFHGQRLKQCGLGGRPLRFSFFPDLIGAIPIVLHGSVLFFCAVLIVFSSVASAFFLFNAFSRPYETLHGPLGLYLWNFISYPECRGTGICSSLVMILFASEVRLHRLSEKIANYSESSFVYKTHSEQFDYSYWLILFTFLTHLLNILLIRLAGIQFPFQEAKQPDVSSGASDLMY; encoded by the exons ATGTCAAATCGTCAAAAGAAATTCATATTTTGCGTAGGTGGAGTACTGAGTTTTGCTTGCGTCCTAGTGGTGGCGGCTGCAATGGGTACTCAGTTCTGGTTGAAAGGGACCGTCCTGTGCAAGACCGGCGCCCAGCTGGTGAACGCGACCGGACCCGAACTGGAGAAGTTCATGGGGCGGATCAGCTACGGTCTATTCCACGGACAGAGGCTGAAGCAATGCGGGCTGGGAGGGAGACCCCTGCGCTTTTCCT TTTTTCCAGATCTCATAGGTGCCATCCCCATTGTCCTTCACGGCAGTGTACTGTTCTTCTGCGCTGTGCTCATAGTCTTCTCATCGGTGGCTTCAGCATTCTTCCTGTTCAATGCCTTCAGCAGACCCTATGAGACCCTGCATGGACCTCTGGGCTTGTACCTGTGGAACTTCATAT CTTACCCAGAATGCCGTGGAACAGGTATCTGCAGCAGCCTGGTCATGATACTTTTCGCCTCGGAGGTGAGACTCCATCGCTTGTCAGAGAAGATCGCCAACTACAGCGAAAGCAGCTTCGTCTATAAGACACACAGTGAGCAGTTCGATTACTCTTACTGGCTCATCCTCTTCACCTTCCTCACCCACCTGCTCAACATCCTTCTCATCCGCCTCGCCGGAATACAGTTCCCCTTCCAGGAAGCTAAACAGCCAGATGTGAGCAGTGGAGCCTCAGATCTTATGTACTGA
- the gpr171 gene encoding G-protein coupled receptor 171, which translates to MTPTSGQLPHTDGSNTSEDCRVNDQMLPFTFFYSLIFLIGIVGSMLALWVFCYSRDAKKCINVYLINLLTANFLLMLALPFKITIDLGAATWNLKIFHCQVSAVLIYINMYASIIFLAFVSADRYLQIAKSSRFFRIQDVGFARMMSLVVWALVLFIMVPNMAIPIKTIPEKPHVTCAEFKQVVGLHWHTLTNFLCMAVFLNASAVVLLSNGFVLKRLWAGRRGNPEEQDGARRATRSIGTVTLAYIICFVPYHLVRTPYTFTQNQVLSGCSLKRQLFLAKESTLLLAVMHICLDPIVCFYLSHSFRQKITEAFQAGRTSFPQYFLSRNGSP; encoded by the coding sequence ATGACACCGACCTCAGGTCAACTGCCCCACACAGATGGCAGCAACACCTCCGAAGACTGCAGGGTCAATGACCAGATGCTGCCCTTTACCTTCTTCTACTCCCTCATCTTCCTGATAGGCATTGTGGGCAGTATGCTGGCCCTCTGGGTGTTTTGCTACAGTCGCGACGCCAAGAAATGCATCAACGTCTACTTGATCAACCTTCTCACCGCCAACTTCCTGTTGATGCTGGCTCTGCCCTTCAAGATCACCATCGACCTGGGCGCGGCTACCTGGAATCTCAAGATATTTCACTGCCAGGTGTCTGCTGTGCTCATATACATCAACATGTATGCCTCCATCATCTTCCTGGCCTTCGTCAGCGCTGACCGCTATCTACAGATAGCCAAGAGCTCACGTTTCTTCCGTATCCAGGATGTGGGATTCGCAAGGATGATGTCGCTGGTGGTGTGGGCACTTGTGCTGTTCATCATGGTACCTAACATGGCCATTCCCATTAAGACTATTCCAGAGAAGCCCCATGTCACCTGCGCCGAGTTTAAGCAGGTGGTTGGCCTCCACTGGCACACGCTCACCAACTTCCTATGCATGGCCGTCTTCCTGAATGCCTCTGCAGTTGTACTGCTGTCCAATGGATTTGTGCTGAAGCGGCTCTGGGCCGGAAGAAGAGGGAATCCGGAAGAACAAGATGGAGCCCGACGTGCCACTAGGAGCATCGGCACAGTGACTCTGGCCTACATCATTTGCTTCGTACCCTACCACCTGGTCAGGACACCGTACACATTCACCCAGAACCAGGTTCTGAGCGGCTGCTCGCTCAAACGGCAACTCTTCCTGGCCAAGGAGTCCACGCTGCTACTGGCCGTCATGCACATCTGTTTGGACCCCATCGTCTGCTTCTACCTGTCCCACTCCTTCAGGCAGAAGATCACTGAGGCTTTTCAGGCAGGGAGGACTAGCTTCCCACAGTATTTCCTTTCCAGGAATGGATCCCCTTAA
- the LOC125712362 gene encoding P2Y purinoceptor 14-like isoform X1: protein MTIKAEPVNMNSSNTSHLSNETDLSSVFTREIRPALYLLVFGVGLVLNILAAWIFFRELGGSGLVVYLKNMVVADLLMLLAIPFLVAGQLGIGQWFVCRYGAVLFYGSMYVSIVFLGLIGLDRYVKVVCSTTGPNRFQGVTFAHVASVLTWVLLAVITLPNSMLSSNNIARLGGTADCMRLKTPLGIRWHNASSITCVCIFWVVLLLLIFCYVAIARRVSQSHQGEARRKSMRSIISILLVFCICFVPYHACRVPYTLSQGSSTFYSLYTRYVLSQLKEATLLLSACNVCLDPVIYFLMCSTFRKALIRKLSYRTSPVNSRAVTSAPSVSKV, encoded by the exons atgactaTTAAAG CAGAACCAGTAAACATGAACTCCAGTAACACAAGCCACCTGTCCAATGAGACCGACCTGAGCAGCGTCTTCACCCGTGAGATTCGGCCTGCGCTCTACCTCCTGGTGTTCGGCGTGGGTCTGGTGCTCAACATCCTGGCCGCCTGGATCTTtttcagggagctgggaggctcAGGCTTGGTCGTCTACCTGAAGAACATGGTGGTGGCAGACCTGCTGATGCTTCTCGCCATTCCCTTTCTTGTTGCTGGTCAGCTGGGCATCGGTCAGTGGTTCGTGTGCCGGTACGGTGCTGTGCTCTTCTATGGCAGTATGTATGTCAGCATCGTCTTCCTGGGACTCATTGGCCTGGACCGCTATGTAAAGGTGGTGTGTTCCACCACTGGCCCTAATCGTTTCCAGGGGGTGACGTTTGCACATGTTGCGTCTGTACTCACTTGGGTACTGCTGGCTGTAATAACGCTACCTAACAGCATGCTGAGCAGCAACAACATAGCGCGTCTGGGCGGCACTGCAGACTGCATGCGCTTGAAGACCCCACTGGGAATCCGCTGGCACAATGCCTCTTCCATCACGTGTGTCTGCATCTTCTGGGTGGTCCTACTGCTGCTGATCTTCTGCTATGTCGCCATCGCCCGCCGCGTATCGCAATCGCACCAAGGAGAAGCCCGCAGAAAGTCCATGCGTAGCATCATCAGTATCCTGCTGGTGTTCTGCATCTGTTTCGTCCCATATCACGCATGCCGTGTGCCCTACACGCTCAGCCAGGGCTCCTCCACTTTCTACAGCCTATACACTCGCTACGTGCTCTCCCAGCTGAAGGAAGCCACACTTCTCCTGTCGGCCTGCAACGTCTGCTTGGACCCTGTGATCTACTTCCTCATGTGCTCAACCTTCCGGAAGGCATTGATCAGGAAGCTGTCATACAGAACTTCTCCAGTCAACAGCAGAGCCGTAACAAGTGCTCCAAGTGTCAGCAAAGTATAA